Genomic DNA from Nitrospirota bacterium:
TAGAAATTTAAAACTTCTAACAGGGTGAGCCTTCCTGTTAGAAGGCGGAGTCTTCTAACAGGGTTTACTTTAGTTCTATAGCCCTTCAGCTCCCCTGGGTTTACCTTTTGTCTTTACAATAGGCATAATTTATGCTATATAAAAATTAATGCCAGGAATTGAGAATGTCATCAAAAAAATCCTCATAGGGATTATCCTTCTACTTCTGACCGCAGGGGTCTTCTTTCTGAGTAGAAAAAAAGAAACCACAATTCCAGTCATTCCTTCAAAAGGTGAGGCTGATATCGTAATGGAGGATTTCAGTATTCCAGAGACAGAGTCAAAAGGAGGAGGACTGAAGTGGGAATTAAAGGCGAAGAAGGCTGAAGTCTATAAGCCAGAGAATAAGACCATCCTTTATGACTTAGAGGCGAGATTTACGATGGAGGATGGTAAGAAAATGACCCTTATAGCTGATGCGGGTGTATTTAATACCGCTACCAAGGATATGATTGTACAAAAGAAAGAGAAGGATGTGAAGGTGATTTCAGAGAATGGTTATGTGTTGACTACCACTACACTGAGGTGGGTAGAAGCAGAGAGGAGGATAATGACAGATGAGCCTGTTTTATTAACAGGGAGTAAACTAAGGGTTGAAGGAAAAGGTTTGTTGTTTAATGTCGATAACCAGATAGCAGAGGTGTTACGCGATGTTAAGACCACACTTTACTCGAGATAAATTGAGCCTGACTATCGGACTCAAGTTTAATATTGTTTCAATTTTAATAGGCAGGACTGTCTTTCGCTTCCTCAAGCCAGCCCTGCCTATTGCTGGATTTGGGATCGTTATCATAATGGCGTCATTTGTGTTTGTTGCCGATGCAACAGCACAGCTTAAGGAGAAGACAGGAGGTAAGGAGAAAGAGAAAAGTCCAATCGTTATAACATCAAATAAACTCTTTGCGGATAATGTCAAGAATATTCAGACATTTGAGGGTAATGTGGTAGCAAAGAGTGGTGAGATGATTATATATTCGGATAAGATGATTGTCTATCATATAGAGAAGGGCGAGGATAGAGACAAGGATAAGGAAGGGGATATAGGCGGGGATATAGACAGGATTGAGGCTTATGGGAATGTGAAGGTTATAAAGGGTGACAGAACGATAATCTCCGATGAGGCGATTTACTATGAATCTGAAGAAAAGATGGTATTCAAAGGGAACCCCAAGGCATGGAGGGGCGATGATGTAGTAACAGGCTCGATGATTACCTATTTTACAGGAGAGGACAGGAGCATTGTTGAAAATAGTAAGGTCATACTCATGAGAAAGGAGCGATCTGGTGGAAAAAGTGATCGCACCAAAGCAACGGAGAAGAAGATTCCCCAAAGAAGATAAGAGTAGCTGGCTTCCAGAGGTATCTCACACACTTGAGACCAGAAGACTATTCAAGAGTTACAGGGGAAGGACTGTAGTGAGTGATGTGAGTATGCACATAAGGTCGGGTGAGGTCATAGGGATACTCGGTCCAAATGGTGCAGGTAAGACCACAACCTTCTATATGATAGTCGGTATTGTAAAACCTGATAATGGAGAGGTACTGTTAGACGGAGATAATATAGGTATGTTGCCAATGTATCTGAGGGCACGAAAAGGAATAGGTTATCTGCCACAGGAGCCTTCCATATTCCGTAAACTTACAGTTAGCGAAAATATAATGGCAATTCTTGAGACCCTTGATATCCCTGAAGTAGAAAAAGAAGAAAAGATGAATTCGCTCCTCTCAGAACTTAATATAGCCCATCTATCAAAAAACAAGGGTTACGCCCTTTCTGGAGGTGAGCGGCGAAGGGTCGAGATTGCGAGGTCACTTACTACATCCCCGTATTTTATTTTGCTCGATGAGCCTTTTTCTGGTATAGACCCGCTGGCAGTGATAGAGATTCAGAATATTATCTCAAGACTGAAGGCTAAGGATATAGGGATACTGATTACCGATCATAATGTAAGGGAGACCCTCGCTATTACTGACAGGGCATATATCATCAGCAATGGTGTTATAATGGAATCAGGAACACCGAAGGAAATAATAAAGAGCCCCAAAGCAAGGGCACTTTATCTGGGGGAAAAGTTTAGACTATGACTGCAGTTGATTTAGGACTCAAGATCAAACTCGCACAGAAAATTATAATGACGCCTCAACTTCAACAGGCGATAAAACTATTACAACTATCGAGACTTGAGCTAACTCAGATAATAAATCAGCAGCTCGTCGAGAATCCTGTTCTTGAGGAGGATGTGACCGAAGAGTTTACTGAGGAATCTGTCCAAAATAAAGAAGAACCTCTGCTCACAGAGGGTATATTTGATAAAACAGGAGAGATAAAACTGGAGGATATGGACTTTGGATGGGAGAATTATTTCGATGAGAAGGGAAGTGATGGCAGAGACCTTGGATACTTTAGTGCAGATATAGAAGAATCCCCATCTTATGAGCAGACAGTATCAATGGCTACAACCCTCTCAGAGTATCTATTATGGCAGCTCAGGCTATCCCAGATAGACAAGGAAAGTATCTACATAGGGGAGTTTATAATCGGTAATATTGATGACGATGGATATCTGCAGGCGTCAATCTCTGAGATTTCTGAAATCTGCAGGGTAGATGTAATAGGAGTTGAAAGGGTATTGAAAATTATTCAGGGGTTTGACCCACCAGGAGTCGGTGCAAGGGATCTAAGGGAATGTCTCCAGATACAGTTAGAACAGATTGGTCTTAAAGATACGCCTGTGGAAGAGACTATAAAGAAATATCTTACTGATTTAGAAAAGCACAGATATGCTGAGATTGCAAAGAGGCTAAATATTTCTGTAAATGATGTGATGGCTGCTGCAAATGTTATAAAAGGGCTTGAACCAAGACCCGGGAGGGCATATTCTACAGTGAATGCCGGCTATATTGTCCCTGATGTTTATGTCTATAAGATTGGAGAAGACTATGTAATAATGCTCAACGATGATGGACTTCCGAAGCTCAAGGTAAATCCATACTACAGACATTTGATTGCTGAGAGAGGGGCACTCTTGAAAGAGGAAAGGGAATATTTAGAGGCTAAGTTTCGTACAGCAGTATGGCTTATAAAAAGCATCGAACAGCGCAATAGAACCATATACAAGGTAACAAAAAACATCCTTGACCGCCAGATAGAGTTTTTTGAAAAAGGGGGCGGATATCTTAAACCTATGACACTGAAAGATATAGCATCCGACCTTGGGATGCATGAATCTACTATCAGTCGTGTAACAAACAACAAATATATCTATACCCCCCACGGTCTCTTTGAGTTCAGATATTTCTTCAGCAGTGCAATTCAGAATTCCAGTGGAGGTACTGTATCTTCAGTGACT
This window encodes:
- the rpoN gene encoding RNA polymerase factor sigma-54, encoding MTAVDLGLKIKLAQKIIMTPQLQQAIKLLQLSRLELTQIINQQLVENPVLEEDVTEEFTEESVQNKEEPLLTEGIFDKTGEIKLEDMDFGWENYFDEKGSDGRDLGYFSADIEESPSYEQTVSMATTLSEYLLWQLRLSQIDKESIYIGEFIIGNIDDDGYLQASISEISEICRVDVIGVERVLKIIQGFDPPGVGARDLRECLQIQLEQIGLKDTPVEETIKKYLTDLEKHRYAEIAKRLNISVNDVMAAANVIKGLEPRPGRAYSTVNAGYIVPDVYVYKIGEDYVIMLNDDGLPKLKVNPYYRHLIAERGALLKEEREYLEAKFRTAVWLIKSIEQRNRTIYKVTKNILDRQIEFFEKGGGYLKPMTLKDIASDLGMHESTISRVTNNKYIYTPHGLFEFRYFFSSAIQNSSGGTVSSVTVRNIIKGIVEGEDSRKPVSDHHIVNILKKMGIHIARRTVAKYRTEIDIPPTNIRRKYT
- a CDS encoding LptA/OstA family protein codes for the protein MLRPHFTRDKLSLTIGLKFNIVSILIGRTVFRFLKPALPIAGFGIVIIMASFVFVADATAQLKEKTGGKEKEKSPIVITSNKLFADNVKNIQTFEGNVVAKSGEMIIYSDKMIVYHIEKGEDRDKDKEGDIGGDIDRIEAYGNVKVIKGDRTIISDEAIYYESEEKMVFKGNPKAWRGDDVVTGSMITYFTGEDRSIVENSKVILMRKERSGGKSDRTKATEKKIPQRR
- the lptC gene encoding LPS export ABC transporter periplasmic protein LptC, producing the protein MPGIENVIKKILIGIILLLLTAGVFFLSRKKETTIPVIPSKGEADIVMEDFSIPETESKGGGLKWELKAKKAEVYKPENKTILYDLEARFTMEDGKKMTLIADAGVFNTATKDMIVQKKEKDVKVISENGYVLTTTTLRWVEAERRIMTDEPVLLTGSKLRVEGKGLLFNVDNQIAEVLRDVKTTLYSR
- the lptB gene encoding LPS export ABC transporter ATP-binding protein, whose protein sequence is MSDVSMHIRSGEVIGILGPNGAGKTTTFYMIVGIVKPDNGEVLLDGDNIGMLPMYLRARKGIGYLPQEPSIFRKLTVSENIMAILETLDIPEVEKEEKMNSLLSELNIAHLSKNKGYALSGGERRRVEIARSLTTSPYFILLDEPFSGIDPLAVIEIQNIISRLKAKDIGILITDHNVRETLAITDRAYIISNGVIMESGTPKEIIKSPKARALYLGEKFRL